One window of Equus quagga isolate Etosha38 chromosome 4, UCLA_HA_Equagga_1.0, whole genome shotgun sequence genomic DNA carries:
- the PLA1A gene encoding phospholipase A1 member A isoform X8, which translates to MSPGLWERCCWAWGLLLWLRVGSAGDAPPTQLPECTDFQNANLLRGTNLKVQFLLFTPSHPSCGQLVEESSDIQNSGFNVTLGTKLIIHGFRALGTKPSWINKFIEALLRAADANVIAVDWVYGSTAAYYSAVENVVKLGLEISRFLSKLLVLGVSKSSVHIIGVSLGAHVGGMVGHFYKGQLGRITGLDPAGPEYTRASLEERLDAGDALFVEAIHTDTDNLGIRIPVGHVDYFVNGGQDQPGCPSFIHAGYSYLICDHMRAVHLYISALENSCPLMAFPCASYKAFLAGHCLDCFNPFLLSCPRIGLVEQDGVKIEPLPKEVKVYLLTSSKAPYCVHHSLVEFYLQEPRNKDTSIAVTFLSGNVTSSVKITMYT; encoded by the exons gagATGCACCTCCTACCCAACTGCCAGAGTGCACTGACTTCCAGAACGCCAATCTCCTCCGAGGCACCAATCTCAAAGTCCAGTTTCTCCTCTTCACCCCTTCGCATCCTAGCTGTGGGCAGCTGGTTGAAGAAAGTAGTGACATCCAAAACTCTGGGTTCAATGTCACTCTGGGAACCAAACTAATTATCCATGGATTCAG AGCTTTAGGAACAAAGCCTTCCTGGATCAATAAATTCATTGAGGCCCTTCTGCGGGCAGCGGATGCGAACGTGATTGCCGTGGACTGGGTTTACGGCTCTACAGCGGCCTACTACTCGGCCGTGGAAAATGTGGTCAAGCTGGGACTCGAGATCTCTCGTTTCCTCAGTAAACTCCTG GTACTGGGTGTATCGAAGTCCTCCGTCCACATCATTGGTGTCAGCCTAGGGGCCCACGTTGGGGGCATGGTGGGACATTTCTACAAAGGCCAATTGGGACGGATCACAG GTCTGGACCCCGCTGGACCAGAGTACACCAGAGCCAGCCTGGAGGAGCGCCTGGATGCTGGAGACGCCCTCTTCGTGGAAGCCATCCACACAGACACGGACA ATCTGGGTATTCGCATTCCTGTCGGACATGTGGACTACTTCGTCAACGGAGGCCAAGACCAGCCCGGCTGTCCCAGCTTCATTCATGCAG GCTACAGTTATCTGATCTGTGATCACATGAGGGCTGTGCACCTTTACATCAGCGCCCTGGAGAATTCCTGTCCGTTGATGGCCTTTCCCTGTGCCAGCTACAAGGCTTTCCTTGCTGGACATTGTCTGGATTGTTTTAACCCTTTTCTGCTTTCCTGTCCAAGGATCG GGCTGGTGGAACAAGATGGTGTCAAGATAGAGCCACTTCCCAAGGAAGTGAAAGTCTACCTTCTGACTTCTTCCAAGGCTCCATACTGTG TGCATCACAGCCTCGTGGAGTTTTACTTGCAGGAGCCGAGAAACAAGGACACCAGCATCGCGGTCACCTTTCTTAGCGGCAATGTCACCTCTTCGGTCAAGATCACCATGTAC ACCTAG
- the PLA1A gene encoding phospholipase A1 member A isoform X6 encodes MSPGLWERCCWAWGLLLWLRVGSAGDAPPTQLPECTDFQNANLLRGTNLKVQFLLFTPSHPSCGQLVEESSDIQNSGFNVTLGTKLIIHGFRALGTKPSWINKFIEALLRAADANVIAVDWVYGSTAAYYSAVENVVKLGLEISRFLSKLLVLGVSKSSVHIIGVSLGAHVGGMVGHFYKGQLGRITGLDPAGPEYTRASLEERLDAGDALFVEAIHTDTDNLGIRIPVGHVDYFVNGGQDQPGCPSFIHAGYSYLICDHMRAVHLYISALENSCPLMAFPCASYKAFLAGHCLDCFNPFLLSCPRIGLVEQDGVKIEPLPKEVKVYLLTSSKAPYCVHHSLVEFYLQEPRNKDTSIAVTFLSGNVTSSVKITMYTSLEPAGRGA; translated from the exons gagATGCACCTCCTACCCAACTGCCAGAGTGCACTGACTTCCAGAACGCCAATCTCCTCCGAGGCACCAATCTCAAAGTCCAGTTTCTCCTCTTCACCCCTTCGCATCCTAGCTGTGGGCAGCTGGTTGAAGAAAGTAGTGACATCCAAAACTCTGGGTTCAATGTCACTCTGGGAACCAAACTAATTATCCATGGATTCAG AGCTTTAGGAACAAAGCCTTCCTGGATCAATAAATTCATTGAGGCCCTTCTGCGGGCAGCGGATGCGAACGTGATTGCCGTGGACTGGGTTTACGGCTCTACAGCGGCCTACTACTCGGCCGTGGAAAATGTGGTCAAGCTGGGACTCGAGATCTCTCGTTTCCTCAGTAAACTCCTG GTACTGGGTGTATCGAAGTCCTCCGTCCACATCATTGGTGTCAGCCTAGGGGCCCACGTTGGGGGCATGGTGGGACATTTCTACAAAGGCCAATTGGGACGGATCACAG GTCTGGACCCCGCTGGACCAGAGTACACCAGAGCCAGCCTGGAGGAGCGCCTGGATGCTGGAGACGCCCTCTTCGTGGAAGCCATCCACACAGACACGGACA ATCTGGGTATTCGCATTCCTGTCGGACATGTGGACTACTTCGTCAACGGAGGCCAAGACCAGCCCGGCTGTCCCAGCTTCATTCATGCAG GCTACAGTTATCTGATCTGTGATCACATGAGGGCTGTGCACCTTTACATCAGCGCCCTGGAGAATTCCTGTCCGTTGATGGCCTTTCCCTGTGCCAGCTACAAGGCTTTCCTTGCTGGACATTGTCTGGATTGTTTTAACCCTTTTCTGCTTTCCTGTCCAAGGATCG GGCTGGTGGAACAAGATGGTGTCAAGATAGAGCCACTTCCCAAGGAAGTGAAAGTCTACCTTCTGACTTCTTCCAAGGCTCCATACTGTG TGCATCACAGCCTCGTGGAGTTTTACTTGCAGGAGCCGAGAAACAAGGACACCAGCATCGCGGTCACCTTTCTTAGCGGCAATGTCACCTCTTCGGTCAAGATCACCATGTAC ACCTCGCTGGAACCTGCTGGCAGGGGAGCCTGA
- the PLA1A gene encoding phospholipase A1 member A isoform X1, with protein sequence MSPGLWERCCWAWGLLLWLRVGSAGDAPPTQLPECTDFQNANLLRGTNLKVQFLLFTPSHPSCGQLVEESSDIQNSGFNVTLGTKLIIHGFRALGTKPSWINKFIEALLRAADANVIAVDWVYGSTAAYYSAVENVVKLGLEISRFLSKLLVLGVSKSSVHIIGVSLGAHVGGMVGHFYKGQLGRITGLDPAGPEYTRASLEERLDAGDALFVEAIHTDTDNLGIRIPVGHVDYFVNGGQDQPGCPSFIHAGYSYLICDHMRAVHLYISALENSCPLMAFPCASYKAFLAGHCLDCFNPFLLSCPRIGLVEQDGVKIEPLPKEVKVYLLTSSKAPYCVHHSLVEFYLQEPRNKDTSIAVTFLSGNVTSSVKITMTLGTRDIFPDMKIQELLFCCSVHLLTFKNPHILSEPCSKVPRQQLQGKGVIVHPNPQCQINQVKFKFQASNRVWKKDQTIIVGRFCTVPLPVHDNKRMVCLPEPVSLQASVTASHDLKITCG encoded by the exons gagATGCACCTCCTACCCAACTGCCAGAGTGCACTGACTTCCAGAACGCCAATCTCCTCCGAGGCACCAATCTCAAAGTCCAGTTTCTCCTCTTCACCCCTTCGCATCCTAGCTGTGGGCAGCTGGTTGAAGAAAGTAGTGACATCCAAAACTCTGGGTTCAATGTCACTCTGGGAACCAAACTAATTATCCATGGATTCAG AGCTTTAGGAACAAAGCCTTCCTGGATCAATAAATTCATTGAGGCCCTTCTGCGGGCAGCGGATGCGAACGTGATTGCCGTGGACTGGGTTTACGGCTCTACAGCGGCCTACTACTCGGCCGTGGAAAATGTGGTCAAGCTGGGACTCGAGATCTCTCGTTTCCTCAGTAAACTCCTG GTACTGGGTGTATCGAAGTCCTCCGTCCACATCATTGGTGTCAGCCTAGGGGCCCACGTTGGGGGCATGGTGGGACATTTCTACAAAGGCCAATTGGGACGGATCACAG GTCTGGACCCCGCTGGACCAGAGTACACCAGAGCCAGCCTGGAGGAGCGCCTGGATGCTGGAGACGCCCTCTTCGTGGAAGCCATCCACACAGACACGGACA ATCTGGGTATTCGCATTCCTGTCGGACATGTGGACTACTTCGTCAACGGAGGCCAAGACCAGCCCGGCTGTCCCAGCTTCATTCATGCAG GCTACAGTTATCTGATCTGTGATCACATGAGGGCTGTGCACCTTTACATCAGCGCCCTGGAGAATTCCTGTCCGTTGATGGCCTTTCCCTGTGCCAGCTACAAGGCTTTCCTTGCTGGACATTGTCTGGATTGTTTTAACCCTTTTCTGCTTTCCTGTCCAAGGATCG GGCTGGTGGAACAAGATGGTGTCAAGATAGAGCCACTTCCCAAGGAAGTGAAAGTCTACCTTCTGACTTCTTCCAAGGCTCCATACTGTG TGCATCACAGCCTCGTGGAGTTTTACTTGCAGGAGCCGAGAAACAAGGACACCAGCATCGCGGTCACCTTTCTTAGCGGCAATGTCACCTCTTCGGTCAAGATCACCAT GACTCTGGGAACGAGGGACATTTTTCCAGATATGAAAATCCAAGAGCTACTATTTTGCTGCAGTGTCCACTTACTGACTTTCAAGAATCCACACATACTTTCTGAGCCATGTTCAAAGGT ACCTAGACAGCAACTCCAGGGGAAAGGAGTCATAGTTCACCCCAACCCTCAGTGCCAGATCAACCAAGTGAAATTCAAGTTTCAGGCTTCCAACCGAGTTTGGAAAAAAGACCAGACTATCATTGTTGGGAGGTTCTGCACTGTCCCTTTGCCTGTCCATGACAA TAAAAGGATGGTCTGCTTACCTGAGCCAGTGAGCTTACAAGCAAGTGTGACTGCTTCTCACGACCTGAAAATAACATGTGGATAG
- the PLA1A gene encoding phospholipase A1 member A isoform X4, producing MSPGLWERCCWAWGLLLWLRVGSAGDAPPTQLPECTDFQNANLLRGTNLKVQFLLFTPSHPSCGQLVEESSDIQNSGFNVTLGTKLIIHGFRALGTKPSWINKFIEALLRAADANVIAVDWVYGSTAAYYSAVENVVKLGLEISRFLSKLLVLGVSKSSVHIIGVSLGAHVGGMVGHFYKGQLGRITGLDPAGPEYTRASLEERLDAGDALFVEAIHTDTDNLGIRIPVGHVDYFVNGGQDQPGCPSFIHAGYSYLICDHMRAVHLYISALENSCPLMAFPCASYKAFLAGHCLDCFNPFLLSCPRIGLVEQDGVKIEPLPKEVKVYLLTSSKAPYCVHHSLVEFYLQEPRNKDTSIAVTFLSGNVTSSVKITMVPSASDGSFVFVSGHEAKVVAESCKPVGNLRGLWERGTFFQI from the exons gagATGCACCTCCTACCCAACTGCCAGAGTGCACTGACTTCCAGAACGCCAATCTCCTCCGAGGCACCAATCTCAAAGTCCAGTTTCTCCTCTTCACCCCTTCGCATCCTAGCTGTGGGCAGCTGGTTGAAGAAAGTAGTGACATCCAAAACTCTGGGTTCAATGTCACTCTGGGAACCAAACTAATTATCCATGGATTCAG AGCTTTAGGAACAAAGCCTTCCTGGATCAATAAATTCATTGAGGCCCTTCTGCGGGCAGCGGATGCGAACGTGATTGCCGTGGACTGGGTTTACGGCTCTACAGCGGCCTACTACTCGGCCGTGGAAAATGTGGTCAAGCTGGGACTCGAGATCTCTCGTTTCCTCAGTAAACTCCTG GTACTGGGTGTATCGAAGTCCTCCGTCCACATCATTGGTGTCAGCCTAGGGGCCCACGTTGGGGGCATGGTGGGACATTTCTACAAAGGCCAATTGGGACGGATCACAG GTCTGGACCCCGCTGGACCAGAGTACACCAGAGCCAGCCTGGAGGAGCGCCTGGATGCTGGAGACGCCCTCTTCGTGGAAGCCATCCACACAGACACGGACA ATCTGGGTATTCGCATTCCTGTCGGACATGTGGACTACTTCGTCAACGGAGGCCAAGACCAGCCCGGCTGTCCCAGCTTCATTCATGCAG GCTACAGTTATCTGATCTGTGATCACATGAGGGCTGTGCACCTTTACATCAGCGCCCTGGAGAATTCCTGTCCGTTGATGGCCTTTCCCTGTGCCAGCTACAAGGCTTTCCTTGCTGGACATTGTCTGGATTGTTTTAACCCTTTTCTGCTTTCCTGTCCAAGGATCG GGCTGGTGGAACAAGATGGTGTCAAGATAGAGCCACTTCCCAAGGAAGTGAAAGTCTACCTTCTGACTTCTTCCAAGGCTCCATACTGTG TGCATCACAGCCTCGTGGAGTTTTACTTGCAGGAGCCGAGAAACAAGGACACCAGCATCGCGGTCACCTTTCTTAGCGGCAATGTCACCTCTTCGGTCAAGATCACCAT ggTCCCTTCTGCCTCTGATGGTTCCTTCGTCTTTGTCTCAGGCCATGAGGCCAAAGTGGTGGCTGAATCTTGCAAACCAGTGGGGAATTTGAGGG GACTCTGGGAACGAGGGACATTTTTCCAGATATGA
- the PLA1A gene encoding phospholipase A1 member A isoform X2 yields MSPGLWERCCWAWGLLLWLRVGSAGDAPPTQLPECTDFQNANLLRGTNLKVQFLLFTPSHPSCGQLVEESSDIQNSGFNVTLGTKLIIHGFRALGTKPSWINKFIEALLRAADANVIAVDWVYGSTAAYYSAVENVVKLGLEISRFLSKLLVLGVSKSSVHIIGVSLGAHVGGMVGHFYKGQLGRITGLDPAGPEYTRASLEERLDAGDALFVEAIHTDTDNLGIRIPVGHVDYFVNGGQDQPGCPSFIHAGYSYLICDHMRAVHLYISALENSCPLMAFPCASYKAFLAGHCLDCFNPFLLSCPRIGLVEQDGVKIEPLPKEVKVYLLTSSKAPYCVHHSLVEFYLQEPRNKDTSIAVTFLSGNVTSSVKITIPRQQLQGKGVIVHPNPQCQINQVKFKFQASNRVWKKDQTIIVGRFCTVPLPVHDNKRMVCLPEPVSLQASVTASHDLKITCG; encoded by the exons gagATGCACCTCCTACCCAACTGCCAGAGTGCACTGACTTCCAGAACGCCAATCTCCTCCGAGGCACCAATCTCAAAGTCCAGTTTCTCCTCTTCACCCCTTCGCATCCTAGCTGTGGGCAGCTGGTTGAAGAAAGTAGTGACATCCAAAACTCTGGGTTCAATGTCACTCTGGGAACCAAACTAATTATCCATGGATTCAG AGCTTTAGGAACAAAGCCTTCCTGGATCAATAAATTCATTGAGGCCCTTCTGCGGGCAGCGGATGCGAACGTGATTGCCGTGGACTGGGTTTACGGCTCTACAGCGGCCTACTACTCGGCCGTGGAAAATGTGGTCAAGCTGGGACTCGAGATCTCTCGTTTCCTCAGTAAACTCCTG GTACTGGGTGTATCGAAGTCCTCCGTCCACATCATTGGTGTCAGCCTAGGGGCCCACGTTGGGGGCATGGTGGGACATTTCTACAAAGGCCAATTGGGACGGATCACAG GTCTGGACCCCGCTGGACCAGAGTACACCAGAGCCAGCCTGGAGGAGCGCCTGGATGCTGGAGACGCCCTCTTCGTGGAAGCCATCCACACAGACACGGACA ATCTGGGTATTCGCATTCCTGTCGGACATGTGGACTACTTCGTCAACGGAGGCCAAGACCAGCCCGGCTGTCCCAGCTTCATTCATGCAG GCTACAGTTATCTGATCTGTGATCACATGAGGGCTGTGCACCTTTACATCAGCGCCCTGGAGAATTCCTGTCCGTTGATGGCCTTTCCCTGTGCCAGCTACAAGGCTTTCCTTGCTGGACATTGTCTGGATTGTTTTAACCCTTTTCTGCTTTCCTGTCCAAGGATCG GGCTGGTGGAACAAGATGGTGTCAAGATAGAGCCACTTCCCAAGGAAGTGAAAGTCTACCTTCTGACTTCTTCCAAGGCTCCATACTGTG TGCATCACAGCCTCGTGGAGTTTTACTTGCAGGAGCCGAGAAACAAGGACACCAGCATCGCGGTCACCTTTCTTAGCGGCAATGTCACCTCTTCGGTCAAGATCACCAT ACCTAGACAGCAACTCCAGGGGAAAGGAGTCATAGTTCACCCCAACCCTCAGTGCCAGATCAACCAAGTGAAATTCAAGTTTCAGGCTTCCAACCGAGTTTGGAAAAAAGACCAGACTATCATTGTTGGGAGGTTCTGCACTGTCCCTTTGCCTGTCCATGACAA TAAAAGGATGGTCTGCTTACCTGAGCCAGTGAGCTTACAAGCAAGTGTGACTGCTTCTCACGACCTGAAAATAACATGTGGATAG
- the PLA1A gene encoding phospholipase A1 member A isoform X7 codes for MSPGLWERCCWAWGLLLWLRVGSAGDAPPTQLPECTDFQNANLLRGTNLKVQFLLFTPSHPSCGQLVEESSDIQNSGFNVTLGTKLIIHGFRALGTKPSWINKFIEALLRAADANVIAVDWVYGSTAAYYSAVENVVKLGLEISRFLSKLLVLGVSKSSVHIIGVSLGAHVGGMVGHFYKGQLGRITGLDPAGPEYTRASLEERLDAGDALFVEAIHTDTDNLGIRIPVGHVDYFVNGGQDQPGCPSFIHAGYSYLICDHMRAVHLYISALENSCPLMAFPCASYKAFLAGHCLDCFNPFLLSCPRIGLVEQDGVKIEPLPKEVKVYLLTSSKAPYCVHHSLVEFYLQEPRNKDTSIAVTFLSGNVTSSVKITMYGPFCL; via the exons gagATGCACCTCCTACCCAACTGCCAGAGTGCACTGACTTCCAGAACGCCAATCTCCTCCGAGGCACCAATCTCAAAGTCCAGTTTCTCCTCTTCACCCCTTCGCATCCTAGCTGTGGGCAGCTGGTTGAAGAAAGTAGTGACATCCAAAACTCTGGGTTCAATGTCACTCTGGGAACCAAACTAATTATCCATGGATTCAG AGCTTTAGGAACAAAGCCTTCCTGGATCAATAAATTCATTGAGGCCCTTCTGCGGGCAGCGGATGCGAACGTGATTGCCGTGGACTGGGTTTACGGCTCTACAGCGGCCTACTACTCGGCCGTGGAAAATGTGGTCAAGCTGGGACTCGAGATCTCTCGTTTCCTCAGTAAACTCCTG GTACTGGGTGTATCGAAGTCCTCCGTCCACATCATTGGTGTCAGCCTAGGGGCCCACGTTGGGGGCATGGTGGGACATTTCTACAAAGGCCAATTGGGACGGATCACAG GTCTGGACCCCGCTGGACCAGAGTACACCAGAGCCAGCCTGGAGGAGCGCCTGGATGCTGGAGACGCCCTCTTCGTGGAAGCCATCCACACAGACACGGACA ATCTGGGTATTCGCATTCCTGTCGGACATGTGGACTACTTCGTCAACGGAGGCCAAGACCAGCCCGGCTGTCCCAGCTTCATTCATGCAG GCTACAGTTATCTGATCTGTGATCACATGAGGGCTGTGCACCTTTACATCAGCGCCCTGGAGAATTCCTGTCCGTTGATGGCCTTTCCCTGTGCCAGCTACAAGGCTTTCCTTGCTGGACATTGTCTGGATTGTTTTAACCCTTTTCTGCTTTCCTGTCCAAGGATCG GGCTGGTGGAACAAGATGGTGTCAAGATAGAGCCACTTCCCAAGGAAGTGAAAGTCTACCTTCTGACTTCTTCCAAGGCTCCATACTGTG TGCATCACAGCCTCGTGGAGTTTTACTTGCAGGAGCCGAGAAACAAGGACACCAGCATCGCGGTCACCTTTCTTAGCGGCAATGTCACCTCTTCGGTCAAGATCACCATGTAC ggTCCCTTCTGCCTCTGA
- the PLA1A gene encoding phospholipase A1 member A isoform X3, translated as MSPGLWERCCWAWGLLLWLRVGSAGDAPPTQLPECTDFQNANLLRGTNLKVQFLLFTPSHPSCGQLVEESSDIQNSGFNVTLGTKLIIHGFRALGTKPSWINKFIEALLRAADANVIAVDWVYGSTAAYYSAVENVVKLGLEISRFLSKLLVLGVSKSSVHIIGVSLGAHVGGMVGHFYKGQLGRITGLDPAGPEYTRASLEERLDAGDALFVEAIHTDTDNLGIRIPVGHVDYFVNGGQDQPGCPSFIHAGYSYLICDHMRAVHLYISALENSCPLMAFPCASYKAFLAGHCLDCFNPFLLSCPRIGLVEQDGVKIEPLPKEVKVYLLTSSKAPYCVHHSLVEFYLQEPRNKDTSIAVTFLSGNVTSSVKITMSWKPGGNAAAPVPLPRAVAHRECLLCLRPRWNLLAGEPENYGLQQNGWSTDKEMTRAHT; from the exons gagATGCACCTCCTACCCAACTGCCAGAGTGCACTGACTTCCAGAACGCCAATCTCCTCCGAGGCACCAATCTCAAAGTCCAGTTTCTCCTCTTCACCCCTTCGCATCCTAGCTGTGGGCAGCTGGTTGAAGAAAGTAGTGACATCCAAAACTCTGGGTTCAATGTCACTCTGGGAACCAAACTAATTATCCATGGATTCAG AGCTTTAGGAACAAAGCCTTCCTGGATCAATAAATTCATTGAGGCCCTTCTGCGGGCAGCGGATGCGAACGTGATTGCCGTGGACTGGGTTTACGGCTCTACAGCGGCCTACTACTCGGCCGTGGAAAATGTGGTCAAGCTGGGACTCGAGATCTCTCGTTTCCTCAGTAAACTCCTG GTACTGGGTGTATCGAAGTCCTCCGTCCACATCATTGGTGTCAGCCTAGGGGCCCACGTTGGGGGCATGGTGGGACATTTCTACAAAGGCCAATTGGGACGGATCACAG GTCTGGACCCCGCTGGACCAGAGTACACCAGAGCCAGCCTGGAGGAGCGCCTGGATGCTGGAGACGCCCTCTTCGTGGAAGCCATCCACACAGACACGGACA ATCTGGGTATTCGCATTCCTGTCGGACATGTGGACTACTTCGTCAACGGAGGCCAAGACCAGCCCGGCTGTCCCAGCTTCATTCATGCAG GCTACAGTTATCTGATCTGTGATCACATGAGGGCTGTGCACCTTTACATCAGCGCCCTGGAGAATTCCTGTCCGTTGATGGCCTTTCCCTGTGCCAGCTACAAGGCTTTCCTTGCTGGACATTGTCTGGATTGTTTTAACCCTTTTCTGCTTTCCTGTCCAAGGATCG GGCTGGTGGAACAAGATGGTGTCAAGATAGAGCCACTTCCCAAGGAAGTGAAAGTCTACCTTCTGACTTCTTCCAAGGCTCCATACTGTG TGCATCACAGCCTCGTGGAGTTTTACTTGCAGGAGCCGAGAAACAAGGACACCAGCATCGCGGTCACCTTTCTTAGCGGCAATGTCACCTCTTCGGTCAAGATCACCAT GAGCTGGAAGCCGGGAGGAAACGCAGCTGCTCCGGTACCACTGCCCAGAGCAGTTGCCCACCGTGAGTGCCTCCTGTGCCTTAGACCTCGCTGGAACCTGCTGGCAGGGGAGCCTGAGAACTATGGTTTGCAGCAGAATGGCTGGAGCACAGACAAGGAGATGACCAGGGCGCACACATAG
- the PLA1A gene encoding phospholipase A1 member A isoform X5 → MSPGLWERCCWAWGLLLWLRVGSAGDAPPTQLPECTDFQNANLLRGTNLKVQFLLFTPSHPSCGQLVEESSDIQNSGFNVTLGTKLIIHGFRALGTKPSWINKFIEALLRAADANVIAVDWVYGSTAAYYSAVENVVKLGLEISRFLSKLLVLGVSKSSVHIIGVSLGAHVGGMVGHFYKGQLGRITGLDPAGPEYTRASLEERLDAGDALFVEAIHTDTDNLGIRIPVGHVDYFVNGGQDQPGCPSFIHAGYSYLICDHMRAVHLYISALENSCPLMAFPCASYKAFLAGHCLDCFNPFLLSCPRIGLVEQDGVKIEPLPKEVKVYLLTSSKAPYCVHHSLVEFYLQEPRNKDTSIAVTFLSGNVTSSVKITMYDSGNEGHFSRYENPRATILLQCPLTDFQESTHTF, encoded by the exons gagATGCACCTCCTACCCAACTGCCAGAGTGCACTGACTTCCAGAACGCCAATCTCCTCCGAGGCACCAATCTCAAAGTCCAGTTTCTCCTCTTCACCCCTTCGCATCCTAGCTGTGGGCAGCTGGTTGAAGAAAGTAGTGACATCCAAAACTCTGGGTTCAATGTCACTCTGGGAACCAAACTAATTATCCATGGATTCAG AGCTTTAGGAACAAAGCCTTCCTGGATCAATAAATTCATTGAGGCCCTTCTGCGGGCAGCGGATGCGAACGTGATTGCCGTGGACTGGGTTTACGGCTCTACAGCGGCCTACTACTCGGCCGTGGAAAATGTGGTCAAGCTGGGACTCGAGATCTCTCGTTTCCTCAGTAAACTCCTG GTACTGGGTGTATCGAAGTCCTCCGTCCACATCATTGGTGTCAGCCTAGGGGCCCACGTTGGGGGCATGGTGGGACATTTCTACAAAGGCCAATTGGGACGGATCACAG GTCTGGACCCCGCTGGACCAGAGTACACCAGAGCCAGCCTGGAGGAGCGCCTGGATGCTGGAGACGCCCTCTTCGTGGAAGCCATCCACACAGACACGGACA ATCTGGGTATTCGCATTCCTGTCGGACATGTGGACTACTTCGTCAACGGAGGCCAAGACCAGCCCGGCTGTCCCAGCTTCATTCATGCAG GCTACAGTTATCTGATCTGTGATCACATGAGGGCTGTGCACCTTTACATCAGCGCCCTGGAGAATTCCTGTCCGTTGATGGCCTTTCCCTGTGCCAGCTACAAGGCTTTCCTTGCTGGACATTGTCTGGATTGTTTTAACCCTTTTCTGCTTTCCTGTCCAAGGATCG GGCTGGTGGAACAAGATGGTGTCAAGATAGAGCCACTTCCCAAGGAAGTGAAAGTCTACCTTCTGACTTCTTCCAAGGCTCCATACTGTG TGCATCACAGCCTCGTGGAGTTTTACTTGCAGGAGCCGAGAAACAAGGACACCAGCATCGCGGTCACCTTTCTTAGCGGCAATGTCACCTCTTCGGTCAAGATCACCATGTAC GACTCTGGGAACGAGGGACATTTTTCCAGATATGAAAATCCAAGAGCTACTATTTTGCTGCAGTGTCCACTTACTGACTTTCAAGAATCCACACATACTTTCTGA